In Pirellulales bacterium, one genomic interval encodes:
- the purD gene encoding phosphoribosylamine--glycine ligase — protein MHRMKVLIVGNGGREHALAWKISASPLVEKVYVAPGNGGTALEAENVDISPVDFPRLIRFAREQEIGLTVVGPEAPLVAGIVDAFQEAKLPIFGPSKAAAELEGSKVFCKNLLRHADVPSADFRVFRSPETAIKFLKDREDVPVVVKADGLAAGKGVVVCPKRDEAIDAVLRIGRDKEFGAAGDQIVIEERLDGEEASIIAITDGQTIMTLPASQDHKRAHDGDTGPNTGGMGAYSPAPLITDEMLGWIEQHVLVPTVHAMKRNRRPFRGVLYAGLMITNQGPKVLEYNVRLGDPECQPLLMRLKSDLVPVLQATVAGKLDEIEPLEWDPRPAVCVVMAAAGYPGKYERGAAIRGLKEAVQVPNTKVFHAGTSTSNGQTVTDGGRVLGVTALGDNVGAAKLQAYTAVKAIRWNGAWCRKDIADRAMGRGI, from the coding sequence TTGCATCGCATGAAAGTTCTGATCGTCGGCAATGGCGGCCGCGAACATGCCCTGGCCTGGAAGATTTCGGCCAGTCCCCTGGTCGAGAAGGTCTACGTCGCGCCGGGCAATGGCGGCACCGCGCTCGAGGCCGAGAATGTCGACATCTCGCCCGTCGATTTCCCGCGGTTGATTCGTTTCGCGCGCGAGCAAGAGATCGGCCTGACGGTGGTTGGCCCCGAGGCGCCGCTAGTCGCCGGCATCGTCGATGCCTTTCAAGAAGCGAAGTTGCCCATCTTCGGCCCCTCGAAAGCGGCGGCCGAGCTCGAAGGGAGCAAGGTCTTCTGCAAGAACCTGCTGCGACACGCCGATGTCCCTTCAGCCGATTTCCGCGTATTCCGTTCTCCCGAGACCGCCATCAAGTTTCTCAAAGACCGCGAGGATGTCCCCGTCGTCGTCAAGGCCGACGGACTGGCCGCCGGCAAGGGGGTAGTCGTCTGCCCCAAACGAGATGAAGCGATCGACGCCGTACTAAGAATTGGACGCGACAAGGAGTTCGGCGCCGCGGGAGACCAGATCGTCATCGAGGAACGACTCGATGGCGAAGAAGCCAGCATCATCGCCATCACCGACGGGCAAACGATCATGACGCTGCCCGCCTCGCAGGATCACAAGCGTGCCCACGATGGCGACACGGGTCCGAACACGGGGGGCATGGGGGCTTACTCCCCTGCCCCGCTCATCACCGACGAGATGCTCGGCTGGATCGAGCAGCACGTGCTCGTGCCCACGGTCCATGCCATGAAGCGCAACCGCCGGCCATTTCGCGGCGTGCTCTACGCCGGTCTGATGATTACGAACCAAGGCCCAAAGGTACTCGAGTACAACGTGCGCTTGGGAGATCCCGAATGCCAGCCCCTGTTGATGCGGCTCAAGAGCGATCTCGTGCCGGTGCTGCAGGCCACGGTGGCGGGCAAGCTCGACGAGATCGAACCGCTCGAGTGGGATCCTCGCCCCGCCGTGTGCGTCGTAATGGCGGCAGCCGGTTATCCAGGCAAGTACGAGCGCGGCGCCGCCATTCGAGGCTTGAAAGAGGCGGTCCAGGTGCCGAACACGAAAGTCTTCCACGCCGGCACTTCGACGAGCAACGGTCAGACAGTGACCGATGGCGGCCGCGTGCTCGGCGTCACAGCCCTGGGCGACAACGTGGGCGCCGCCAAATTGCAGGCCTACACCGCGGTGAAAGCCATTCGTTGGAATGGCGCCTGGTGCCGCAAGGATATCGCCGATCGCGCCATGGGACGGGGAATCTAG